Proteins encoded together in one Polaribacter reichenbachii window:
- a CDS encoding energy transducer TonB, whose protein sequence is MKNVKKLPTKQLEKFSTIFTQLGLVLVLFIVYLTLEHKTEKKSVMAKEFHQPETVYLNPDEVPVFKREPKKQPKIKVAQNSVFLEDEPVEKGDNEIIETLIDPEPTDVKQVELNEGDIIEVDIPETIIEDVPYDFVQNAPVFKGCEGLSKEENRICFDKKMKKFVQRNFDVGLANDLGLNSGKYRISTQFIIDDKGNVVDIKIRAPHAKLKLETKGLINKLPKFSPGIQNNRPVKVKYNLPISFIIE, encoded by the coding sequence ATGAAAAACGTAAAAAAACTACCAACCAAACAATTAGAAAAGTTCTCAACCATTTTTACCCAGTTAGGACTTGTATTAGTGCTTTTTATTGTCTACCTAACATTAGAGCACAAAACCGAGAAAAAATCTGTTATGGCTAAAGAATTTCATCAGCCAGAAACAGTGTACCTAAACCCAGATGAAGTCCCCGTTTTTAAACGAGAACCTAAAAAGCAACCAAAGATTAAAGTGGCTCAAAATTCTGTTTTTTTAGAAGATGAACCTGTGGAAAAGGGTGATAATGAAATTATAGAAACCTTAATTGATCCTGAACCTACAGATGTTAAGCAGGTAGAATTAAATGAAGGTGATATTATTGAAGTAGATATACCAGAAACAATTATCGAAGATGTACCTTATGACTTTGTACAAAATGCACCAGTTTTTAAGGGTTGTGAAGGTTTGTCAAAAGAAGAAAACAGAATTTGTTTCGATAAAAAAATGAAGAAATTTGTACAACGTAATTTTGATGTTGGTTTGGCAAATGATTTAGGCTTAAATTCTGGAAAATATAGAATTAGTACTCAATTTATTATTGATGATAAAGGCAATGTAGTTGATATTAAAATTAGAGCTCCACACGCTAAATTAAAGCTAGAAACAAAAGGTTTAATTAACAAATTACCAAAATTTTCTCCAGGAATACAAAATAACAGACCTGTAAAAGTAAAGTATAACCTACCAATTTCTTTTATAATAGAGTAA